A region of Aquarana catesbeiana isolate 2022-GZ linkage group LG08, ASM4218655v1, whole genome shotgun sequence DNA encodes the following proteins:
- the LOC141104885 gene encoding uncharacterized protein — MSSNNLCISILVDGREMRKTSEDCLTLSPDCKVEDEDITQYSPGENPTTSNVHPAPHSVDGPSYSSYPEEPQTVRDGAGPSYSSYPEEPQTVQDGAGPSYSSYPEEPQIVRDGAGPSYSSYPEEPQTVRDGAGPSYSSYPEEPQTVRDGAGPSYSSYPEEPQTVRDGVGPSYSSYPEEPQTVRDGAILQKDKRFSCGECGKYFNFKGNLEKHKRSHTGEKPYSCPECGKCFFQKSHLATHQRSHTGEKPYCCPECGKCFVQLSNLTTHQRSHTGERPYCCPECGKCFSHKSNFSKHLRSHAGEKPYSCSECRKCFSQLSTLYEHQRSHTGEKPYSCPECGKCFSVKSHLSTHQRSHTAKKSFSCPE; from the coding sequence atgtctagtaataatctttgtatttctattttagtagatggacgggagatgaggaaaacctcagaggattgtctcactttgtctccagactgtaaagtagaagatgaggacatcacacagtatagtccaggagaaaacccgactacctcaaatgtccatccggcaccacacagtgtagatggaccatcgtattcctcttatcctgaggaacctcagactgtgagggacggtgccggaccatcgtattcctcttatcctgaggaacctcagactgtgcaggacggtgccggaccatcgtattcctcttatcctgaggaacctcagattgtgagggacggtgccggaccatcgtattcctcttatcctgaggaacctcagactgtgagggacggtgccggaccatcgtattcctcttatcctgaggaacctcagactgtgcgggacggtgccggaccatcgtattcctcttatcctgaggaacctcagactgtgagggacggtgtcggaccatcgtattcctcttatcctgaggaacctcagactgtgagggacggtgccatccttcaaaaagataagaggttttcctgtggTGAGTGTGGAAAATATTTCAATTTTAAAGGCAATCTTGAgaagcataaaagatctcacacaggtgagaagccgtactcctgtcctgagtgcgggaaatgtttttttcagAAATCCCATCTTgcaacacatcagagatctcacacgggggagaagccgtattgctgtcctgagtgcggaaaatgttttgtaCAGCTTTCAAATCttaccacacatcagagatctcacacgggagagcggccatattgctgtcctgagtgcgggaaatgtttttcacacaagtccAATTTTTCCAAGCATCTGAGATCTCAcgcaggggagaagccgtattcctgctcagagtgcaggaaatgtttttcacaattgTCCACCCTTTACgaacatcagagatcccacactggggagaagccgtattcctgtcctgagtgtgggaagtgtttttcagtgaagtcccatctttccacacatcagagatctcacacggcgAAGAAGTCATTTTCCTGTCCTGaatga